The candidate division WOR-1 bacterium RIFOXYB2_FULL_36_35 genome has a segment encoding these proteins:
- a CDS encoding peptidase M16, whose translation MRIFLIVLILSFIFSASSNAKDINFLEYDLPNGLHVILHQNRSVPIVVVSVMYHVGSKNEDPHKTGFAHFFEHLMFEGSDNIGRGEYAKYVNSAGGICNANTTVDRTYYYEEFPSNQLALGLWLESERMLHAKVDEVGIKTQKEVVKEERRLRYDNQPYGTVMEEIMKRSYINHPYRWTTIGSMNDIGKATFADFAGFYKTFYVPNNAVLVVAGDIEIGKTKKLVSRYFSDIPKSFKNIPRPVNIETAQTSETKGVVYDNIRLPAIVFAYHIPAWGEKDFYAIELLTSVLSGGASSRLYKSLVDDTQKALDVSMFALPYEHSSLALVFATANLNVALFKLLDLIDKELDKVKHEVISDYEMQKLKNQIENTSVDAKSSLAGIAENLAGYYTFFHNTNLINTEIDKYLDVTKEDIKRVANKYFTKKNRVVLYWEPVQYK comes from the coding sequence ATGCGAATCTTTTTGATAGTATTAATTCTCTCTTTTATATTTTCTGCTTCATCCAATGCAAAAGATATCAACTTTTTAGAATACGATCTTCCTAACGGTCTTCATGTCATACTTCATCAAAACCGCTCAGTCCCAATCGTTGTTGTTTCTGTCATGTACCATGTCGGCTCCAAAAATGAAGATCCGCATAAGACAGGGTTTGCTCATTTTTTTGAACACTTAATGTTTGAGGGGTCGGATAATATTGGGAGAGGGGAATATGCCAAATATGTTAATTCCGCAGGTGGCATTTGTAACGCGAATACGACCGTCGATCGCACCTATTATTACGAAGAGTTTCCATCCAACCAATTGGCTCTTGGCCTTTGGCTTGAATCGGAAAGAATGCTCCATGCCAAAGTTGATGAGGTGGGGATCAAAACACAAAAAGAGGTTGTCAAAGAAGAGCGGCGGCTTAGGTATGACAATCAGCCTTACGGGACTGTTATGGAAGAGATTATGAAGAGATCTTATATAAATCATCCTTACAGGTGGACAACTATAGGGTCGATGAATGATATTGGTAAAGCAACATTTGCCGATTTTGCTGGTTTTTATAAAACTTTTTATGTTCCAAACAACGCTGTTTTGGTGGTGGCGGGAGATATTGAAATCGGAAAAACAAAAAAATTGGTTTCCAGATATTTTTCTGACATTCCAAAATCTTTTAAGAATATTCCCAGACCGGTTAATATTGAAACTGCTCAAACATCGGAAACAAAAGGAGTTGTATATGATAATATCCGACTGCCTGCGATTGTTTTTGCTTATCATATTCCTGCATGGGGAGAAAAAGATTTTTATGCTATTGAACTATTGACTTCTGTTTTAAGCGGAGGGGCAAGTTCCAGGCTTTATAAATCTTTGGTTGATGACACACAAAAAGCATTGGATGTTTCTATGTTTGCATTGCCTTACGAACATTCATCCCTCGCGCTTGTTTTTGCAACAGCAAATCTTAATGTTGCGTTGTTTAAGCTTTTAGACCTTATCGATAAAGAACTAGACAAGGTGAAGCATGAGGTTATTTCCGATTATGAGATGCAAAAACTCAAGAACCAGATTGAAAACACTTCTGTTGATGCGAAATCTTCTTTGGCCGGTATTGCGGAGAACTTGGCCGGTTATTATACCTTTTTTCATAATACTAATCTGATAAATACCGAAATTGACAAATATCTTGACGTTACAAAAGAAGATATCAAGAGGGTCGCGAA